Within Anolis sagrei isolate rAnoSag1 chromosome X, rAnoSag1.mat, whole genome shotgun sequence, the genomic segment GGTGCAGTCAGGTAAgcaggacctgaaccatttaggactttagaggtaaagaccagcaccttgaatcggGCTGGGAAACATACTGTCAGCCAGTGCAGGTGGCGGTGTTGTAACAGGGGAGTGGTACACTCCCTGGGTCCAGCACCTGTCAATaacctggctgcagatctctgaactaattgaagtttccagacaCTCttgaaaggcagccccacgtagagcccaTTGCaataatctaaatgggatgtaaccaaggcatggattaccatggccaagtctggcttttcaaggtatgatcgcagctggcgcacaagttttaattgtgcgaaggccaaCTGGCCACCGCCAACATCTGGGCCTCCAAGCTTAGTGATGAGTTCAGGAGGACCCCCatactgcagacctgtgtcttcagggggagtgggaccCCTTCCATCCAGTACAGGATCTGCCTTACGactgatcaggaggacctctgtcttgtctgaattcaatttcaatttgtttgtcctcatccagtctaCAACAGCtgacaggcaccagttcagggtCTGGGCTgcttccttggcttttggtggaaatgaatagtagagttggatgtcatctgtatACAGATAGTACCAAACTCCCAAagtccggatgatctctcccagcagcttcatgtagatgttaaacaacatgggggaaagTACTGAACCCCGCAGGACCCTTCGGGACAATGGTCGTGAGGTCAAGCAGGCATCCCCTGACACCATCATCTGGATCCGTGCTTctagaaaggactggagccactgtagaacagtaccTCCTAGTCCCATCCCAGCCAGGCGActcagaaggatatcatggtcaatggtattgaagacTGCTGAGAGGTtgaagagaaccaacagggacacactccccccaggcatgtagcctggggtggggggtgggaggcttggggggcttcagccccccccccccaaatactcaTGGTAGTCTGCGAAaatgccttactggtacattatttaaactgttatgtttattcatatcatgatctgatcaccgtgctcaatatacgaggggtattttttaagtaaggtccgttttgttgtagacactagtagtttgcacgcataccgcaacgagcgtgtgcgtcgtatatcggcatgcctcgggaacaactgtgctcagtttccgctctgtagctaacctgtacggttctgttctgtgcttttaaaatgtttaagattaTCAACTCACCctaccgcatgtgaggttcgctcagtgatacggtttttgtcagcaaggaacctgcctgctgcagaaattcatcgacagatttgtgaagtgtacggtgatactgtctCCGTTCCATGGCCAGGCCTGGAACCAGACTGGAATGGATTTAGATAATCTGTTTCATACAGACATCCCtgaagttgtgaggccaccacccgctccagaaccttgcccaaaaaaggctTCTTCAAATaatttagaatcacagagttggaagggactccaagggccatcaagttcagccccatgtttgccatgtaggaatacactGCTTTGAGGATCCTAGAATTGGAAAGTGAAATGATAATACAAATTGATGAATGGTACAAAGAAGTCTGGAGAATTGTGTTGAATGATAAACTCACACcaaacttaaaagtaaagaagggattatggaaaaaaatgactttgtaAGTATTTGGAGAAGATTTTTAGAAAAAGCATTGGAAAACaagatgggaatttacctccaCATGAAGAACTGAACTTATGTTGGGATTTTAGAAGAAGAGATGGCGCTGGAGAAGGGGAGCATGGGGATGAATGAAGATAAAAGAGGGGAAAATGTATAGCCATAAGAATTATGaacttatgtttcatatatgtctattaggcttgtgcaaaaaaaaaaaggaagaaaattggAAGTTTTATAAGTTTGAAGCCATATCCAAAGCATTTgaaccaaatattttagaattgaaactgaccccatacttttttgttttagttttgtaaatcttggaaggattccaaagtcagtttcatattcaatgcaaggcaaggaagcaaagtCAAAGGTTGCCTTAGTGCATTGTCATTcctctgtgaaattaatgcaatttCGGCATTAGTAGCAGGCAAAACagggagcagtgcattttgggagcagcacagaactctgggaaatgtacttTGGGAAGAGAGGAGACCTATGCCAGAGGATTCAAAATTCCATGCCCTAAACAacatttcccagactgcatcagcataagaaagcaccaatcaggatagCGGGGAGAAAGGTCTGTCCCTCTCtacaactttgaaaatttgccaaaaatcagtGAATAAATGAAACGTTTTGAAAtgtggtgagctaacagtggtcaatgtgttctaccattgtagcaagttccaCCCCAATAGCCTTAAAAATGTGGTAAAAAGGgccccctgaagtttccccaattatagtaatttaattatgcatATGCGCAATTACTGGaacgaaatagtaatgaaatttcattagtcTTGTTGTTacaaaattttcactaagtatattttagaaacactttagaaacaaagcgccagcacccccagttttgtaatgagttttgaaccatttattAATGTGTCACACGTCCCTAATGTCTATATAATTGttaacctttttttcttttaaaaaaagaactggaaggtaccccaaaggccatctagtctaagctccttctgccaggcagcaaATCACAACTAAAGCATTCTTGAACAAtgttcatccagcctctgtttacaaccTCCAAAGGTGGAGCATccaccactgctgaacaggtcttgCAGCTCTTAATGTTTCagcagaatctcttttcttgcaatttcAATCTCTTGGGCTGTATCCAAATTCCTGCAGCTATAGAAAACAAGCTCCTTCCACCCGGGATCACATCGGCCTTCCTGCCTCACATTGTTGACTCCTGAACACGAGTAAGCTTGTGATCCACTAAGAGCCCTAGATTCCTTTCTTACAtactacagtgataccttgagttaagagtttaagcTGTTTTGTGAtccagctcttaactcaaatctcTCTTATCTCAAAGAAAATTTttccactgaaatgctattaatctgttctggtCCCCTCCAACCCCCCTTTTTGTTACATGCtttgaaataagaaaatgtattttataaataacaaataatgtgtaAATGCACGTTCACATGGAAcaagtaaaaagaaagaaagatcaactttaaaatggttgaaGCACAaatttgtggcaaggaagcagaaagcgaAGACACAGAATCTCTTTCTTCATCCTGTActccttccagcctccctccctcttttactctctctctctttctcttcatgaagccaaacagaccagaaataaaaaccacacaaaatcaagtaacccaaagttcctcaaaatgGACAAGAACAAAGCGGAtggcaatctcccaaagcagacaagagcacaaggTCCAGGTGCCTGGAGGCCTGAGGCCTGGAGGCTGCTCCTTaagccctaaagccctggactcctaactcaaaatgcttttttgcatgtcaaagtgaaaccaggGCTGAGCGACGGCTCTTCACTCAAAACGATTGTAcgttgggacactcttaagttGAGTTTCCATTGTATTGGCAAGCCATGTGTTTTCCATCCTCAATGTGTGCatgtcatttttttcctgccCAAATGCCCACCTTACACTCTTCACAGTCTTTCTGATGTCTCCGGACTCTCTCCTCCTTCCAAAGCCCCTTCCAGCCAAGGAGAAGGAAGGGTTGGAGTCACAAATGTTCCCAATTCTTTCTGTCAAAGGTTTCAAGGGGAAAAGAGCAAGTGAGGTCATCGGAAGTGGGGGAGAGTTGGGTTTCTCCTCTGAAGCCCGGAGAGGCCAAAGCAGctgtgaagccccccccccttccagctgTTTGTTGCTTGGGAGCGGTTTCCCCTCCTTGTCCTTCCTCCTGGCTCTCCTTGGAGGCAGTTCAGGGTACTTTTCCACCACAGAAGCCCTTCAGAGAGATGGCTGTCCAAGCTCTGGGTACCACAAACTCACAGTCCAAACACCGGGTGGTTTGTGGAGCCCCTTTCTGAATGCTTTCTGTGGGCTTCAAAAACCCAGCTGGTCTGTGACTTTCCATGCTCAGTCACTGGCTGGCAAAGGCCAGGATAAATAACAAGAGGTGCCTGGTTTCGCCTTTCTCTTGCATAAAGGCCCATTCATGCGCAGGGTGATGTCACGGCCAGAGAGGCACTTGGGTCCAAATACAAAGGCAGATGAGTGGGAAGAAAGCCCAGGAGAGGTTCTTGAAGTGGTTCAGATGTTCCTTCCCTATTTGTTTGCCATTTCCAGACTTTGCTTGACCTGATTCCAAGATAAAGTCCCCCTGGGTGGATTTTGCCCATGAAACCTGAAACGAGGGTTCATACCAATAGCATTGGgtaccccaaggaccatctagtctgacctccaGCATTGACAAACTCAAAAATTCTGGTCAAATTTCTTGCTGTAAATCTCTAGGCAAGTCCCATTTTGAATTACTACAATCTCTAGGATTGTAGAAATTCAAAACTTTCATCAAGCCTTTAGAAATACATTTGTTTTcccaagaaaaaaagagagaagctaTAGCAGTCCTAACTGGGAATGTCGACTTGTGTCTCATTCTCTACAATGCTTGAAATTTAGGGACAGAAGGGGGCCAGATGCTTATGGGCTCCACTGTTGTTGGGACTGTCATCAAATCACAGCattctagaattggaagagacccctagagGCTATCCAGTCTAACCCACTATcattgcaggaaaatacaatcaagcactcccgacagatgaccagtCAGATGCAGACCCTCATCTGGTGCATGAGCTGAGCTGTTGCAGAGGGGTATGCCTTGATCCATTCCATCCAAAAGCTTCTTTGCAAAACCATGTTGAGAGATGTCCCTTGGGGAATGGGGAAAGACCTGCCATGGCCACAGGCCTTGTCCCATTCCCTTCCAGGCATCCTTCTCAAATTATTAGCCACGTGACTAATGAAACCACAACAGAAGGTGGAGCCCGGTCTCTCTATGGGCCAGTCAGGAAAGGGAGTAGGTGGAGTGGGAAGTTTTGAATAGCTGTCCACTGTATAAAACCTCATGTTTCTGTATTTCATATACGAGggatgttcattaaagatttcgcCTGACCTATTTATcataggatgctgaaactgcacatgtgaaatgatataagtctctataggttacaggccaatttacaactcagaactgagaagggtcttgattttacaggtgctgaagtggtgtgaggtttgacaatggacccagtggaatacagagcagtcctcaagttcctttacttgaaagaatgcacaccaaaggagatgtttgatgagatgaaagaggtttctggtgaggattccccatcatatgatgtaatcaagaactggcatcatcaattcaaatgtggtcggacttGGGTGGAAACAGATCCAATTCCAGGGCGactccactctgctattgatgaacacaccatccagcaagtggaggttgccattttgaaAAATTGCCACATAACCATTCGTCCCCTAGCCCAAAATgacaagattagtgtggggtccgtggaaaaaatcacccaagaccatcttcacatgcataaggtatccgctCGCTGGGTCCCCCGggtgctcacacctttccagaagcaggaatgagttgaatgctctcaggctctatcgacaatgatgtgccatggaaaccaggaggactttttcaacagactgatcacacaggatgaaagctgggtccatcactatgatcctgagactaaagtccagtcaatgcaattgaagcatcctgactcaccacctccaaagaaggaacgtgcccaactcttggcaggcaaggtcatgctcacagtattttgggaccaacACGAAGTAGTAGTGAtgaatttcctagcaaaggggaccatgatcactggggcatactaggcttcactgctgtggaaattgtgggaggccatcaaagccaagagatgtggcatgcttaccaaaggtgtctgccttctgcaagacaatgcaccagttcacaactcatctgttgcccaaatggaagcatgctcctgtggctttgaaattctaccacatcccccttactcacctgacctcgcaccattggacttccaccttTTTCCAGCAATGAAGGTATTTTTGAAGggaaagcatttttcagatgacaagactctgatttccaaaatcacaatgtggcttttggagcaacctgtcgacttctacaagtgaagtgtttacagttgcttaaaaagatgggagaagtgtgtgtccctaggtggcaccaaTGGAAAGAAGGACTCATAAATGTGCCgaatttcattactctcagtccacaggaagtgggtcaggggaaatctttaatgaacatccctcgtatgcttgtacattttgggcATCAGTTATACTTCTGACTGGGTTGCTAATAAACCTCTGTGACTGTCTTCATCTGGTGAGTGTGTTCTTCAATcaggaacttatttatttagttatttatttactatatttataccccacccttctcaccccaagggggactcagatcGGCTTACAGACCATGCCACATCacacaaacaataataaatataacactagtccaatgtgggcgaggcaaaactacggtgaggtggatcagtaattggttaaatggacgaacccagagggtgctcactaatgcttcctcttcatcctggaaagaagtgacgagcagagtgccgcagggttttgtcctggacccggtcctgttcaacatctttattaaggacttagatgaagggttagaaggcaggatcatcaagtttgcagacgacaccaaattgggagggatagccaatactccagaggacaggagcaggattcaaaacgatcttgacagattagagagatgggccaaaactaacaaaatgaagttcaacagtgacaaatgcaagatactccactttggcaggaaaaacaaaatgcaaagatacaaaatgggggtcgcctcgctcgagagcagtacgtgtgaaaaagatcttggagtcctcgtggacaacaagttaaacatgagccaacaatgtgatgtggcggcaaaaaaagccaatgggattttggcctgcatcaataggagcattgtgtctagatctagggaagttatgctacccctctattctgctttggttagaccacacctggaatattgtgtccaattctgggcaccacaattcaagagagatattgacaagctggaatgtgtccagaggagggcgacaaaaatgatcaagggtctggagaacaagctctatgaggagtggcttaaggagctgggcatatttagcctgaagaagagaaggttgagaggagatatgatagccatgtataaatatgtgagaggaagccacagggaggagggagcaagcttgttttctgcttccctggagactaggacgcgaaataatggcttcaaactacaagagaggagattccatctgaacatgaggaagaacttcctgactgtgagagccgttcagcagtggaactctctgccccggagtgtggtggaggctccttctttggaagcttttaaacagaggctggatggccatctgtcaggggtgctttgaatgcaatattcctgcttcttggcagggggttggactggatggcccatgaggtctcttccaactctttgattctgtgattctatataaatttaaaacagttaaaatataattacaataaaacagattaagaaATATATTGCGCCGAATCCTGTAGTAATTCTTCAAGCTGCTACAATTCCAGTTGGATTCCATACTACACTACTCCCTGAATGCTTGCGTTCAGAGCTaggtctttaactttttcctgaagaccaggagggagggggccagtttgatgtcactagggagagagttccatagccaaggggccaccactaagaaggctcaGCCAATGCATTGATCAATCACTTTGTGCTTATAGAGCCCTAGAGTTGCCACTTCAGCTTCACAATGTCAATCCATTGCATGCCTAATGTCTgactttcttttcttccaggtGGCGGAGGAATGCACGAAAGTAGCTCATGAAGAACTAAGTTCATCCTAAACTGACAAGGAGTCCAGACATTTTATAGAAAGTGGAGGAGAAACTCAAGGTATTCCAGAATTATAACCTCACCAAAATGGAACCAGCAGCAATCCCCACCATGAAAGCATGGCCTctggtggaatcctgggatctgtagtttaggGGAGTCTCATCCAGAGAGGTCCTGGTCCTCACTTAAACTACAAACGCTAGAATTCCACAGGAGATGATCATAGGATTCAAAGTGTGATAGTTTTAACAGTGTTGTGTGATAATCTTCTACTACAAGACACCAGAAATTTCTGATCTTTGTGTGCTATCAATTACTTggcattaattttttatttttatttttattgaccaACAGGTCATGGGGTCCACTGAGGATTATTCAGTGGATTACTCTGACTACTATGACAGCAATTTCACCACCGAAGAAACCTTTCAGGCAAACCCCACCCCCACAGTGCAGCTCGTTCAGTTCCTCGCCGTCATCATCTACAGTGTAACCTGCCTCCTGGGCTTAGTGGGCAATGGCTTGGTCATCACCATGATCATCTTCGAGATGAAGAAGTCAGTCAGCATCATCTGGTTCCTCAACCTGGCCGCTGCCGACTTCCTCTTCAATGTCTTCCTGCCCTTGAACATCGCCTACACTGCCCTGGGCTACCACTGGCTCTTTGGCCGAGGCATGTGCAAGGTCAACTCCTTGCTCCTCAACCTCAACATGTACACCAGCGTCTTCTTGCTGACCATCATCAGCTTAGACCGCTACATCTTGGTGGTCTGCCCcgtctggtcccaaaaccaccGCAACACCAAGAGTGCCTGGTTGGCCTGCCTCGCCGTTTGGGCCCTTGGCTTTGTGATGAGCTCCCCATCCCTGGTTTTCCGTGACACCGGCCTTGTGCGTGACCACCTCATTTGCTTCAACAACTTCTCTATGTCATCGTCCCCATTGGACCGTCCCCTGGGCGATCAGGTCCACATGGCGGTCACCCTCACCCGCTTCGTGGTGGGCTTCGTCCTGCCGCTGAGCGTCATCACCGTGTGTTACGTTGTCATCATTGTCCGGCTGAAACGGAACCGCCTGGCCAAGTCCAAGAAGCCCATGAAGATCATCATTGCCATCATCCTGACCTTCTTCCTGTGCTGGTGCCCTTACCATGTGCTCCAACTCCTGGAAACCCAGCACCACTCCATCCCAGAGTCTGTCCTCAAGTTTGGGCTCCCCATCGTCACGGCTGTTGCGGCCTCCAATAGTTGCATGAACCCAGTCCTGTATGTCTTTTTGGGCCAAGATTTCCAAAAATTCAAGATGACTGTCCTGTCCCGGCTGGCCAGTGCACTGAGCGAGGACACGGTTCACTCCATGATCCCCCGTCGGAGCTTCACCAAACCCTCCTCCATGACGGAAAAGGAAACCATTTTATCCTGAGCTCTGGGACACATGCAAATAATTCCctaattgttttcaagtgcaccTGACAACCCATGAGGCCTAGGAACTTAACTTCTAAGAATGaatctgccttggagtctggtggagcctccttctctggggggttttaagcagaggcaaaatggccacctgtcaggagggctttgattgtgtcttcctgtctggcaaacgggtgggactagatggcctgggggtcccttccgactctataattctatgattctatgaaagctccTGTTTTTAAGTTTCTAAGCCAATTGTTTGAGCTGACTTTATTCcacatggacagacagacaggacaCAACCAGCCCCAGGTTTCCtaacatatatattttattgGCCATTTTTACTTTTGACTTATCTAGCAAATCGACCCAAAGATGTGCCCATGTGTCTGAATGCTCATGCAGTTCTGCACCAGAAATCACACTCCGGCGACTCATCCTTTCATATAGCCTGTCAAGCCAATTTCTTGCTCTTTTTGTTGTCTTTTTTTGGGCAGGAGATTCCATGGTCCATGGATAAACCTTTTCTATATAAAATGGGCCAAGGCATTCTGTCGATCCGATTTCACAAGCAGTTCATTTGAGAGAGAGCTCATGgagtttgttctccctttccaaTGCTGACATTGGGCTCCCCTATAGATGGGATCATTTATTTCTCTTTGCAACGGGGCTATGAtgtagacttgtgcatggatctgttttCATTCGGTACCCTTGAGAGCATGTAATGGGAAGGGCCCTCCTGGTACGAAAACCCGCACAACATGAAAGAAATAATAGTATAATAGGTTAGGTTCACGCTACCTTGGCAAGCATTTTGGCTTCTTAAAAGGAAGACATACCATCCTCACTCAGCTGTCAAAGGCCACCAGCTCCTTTTCCCTTATTTGGCCAGCTGCTAGACTTAAAGGGTGGGATGGTCAGTCAACCACTTTACCTCTGACCCCCGGCTGTCCTGGGGGTCTCCTCCTTCCCGCCCCCTAACCCTTTCCTTCTTTGGGGGACTGGTTGGCTCATTGTGGGGTGGCCAGCCAACCACCTCGCCCCTGACCTGAAGTCATCCCTCTCCCCTTGTCCCTGAGCCCCTCTATGGTCCTTTTTAGGGGCTGCCATCGCTGCCACACCTTTCTGAATCAGTGAGGCTAATGATGACCT encodes:
- the CMKLR1 gene encoding chemerin-like receptor 1, encoding MGSTEDYSVDYSDYYDSNFTTEETFQANPTPTVQLVQFLAVIIYSVTCLLGLVGNGLVITMIIFEMKKSVSIIWFLNLAAADFLFNVFLPLNIAYTALGYHWLFGRGMCKVNSLLLNLNMYTSVFLLTIISLDRYILVVCPVWSQNHRNTKSAWLACLAVWALGFVMSSPSLVFRDTGLVRDHLICFNNFSMSSSPLDRPLGDQVHMAVTLTRFVVGFVLPLSVITVCYVVIIVRLKRNRLAKSKKPMKIIIAIILTFFLCWCPYHVLQLLETQHHSIPESVLKFGLPIVTAVAASNSCMNPVLYVFLGQDFQKFKMTVLSRLASALSEDTVHSMIPRRSFTKPSSMTEKETILS